Proteins encoded by one window of Rhineura floridana isolate rRhiFlo1 chromosome 9, rRhiFlo1.hap2, whole genome shotgun sequence:
- the LOC133364125 gene encoding Golgi-associated RAB2 interactor protein 3-like isoform X1, which translates to MDTGHYLQRIGYRGPTQPSLETLCHLHPCHLLSVPFESLGIHCKELIVLDLPLLYDKIIRRHRGGFCFELNGLFLWLLQVLGFDAKAVAGRVQNRFTGRYGPPLDHMVILVQLDGQRLLCDVGFGEGFMEPLELKLATEQVQEGGTKQKGLQNLTKGIREQPFPGWAPATGSLQEVLRQPEYYPYGDAPMFEGTFVQVTKRGEYVGIHDQPNVITMGVLASSPSLLLPDQMIMAQVKKGVKITKAKVKDLEITRLIPLHLVKIFVHNVDERQLKVKLATGQIYYLQLCAPKGDENFLFERWIRLAYMLHEASGRISAPVSFTSKESGLHTIRTSARLRATSEKIFPRKGESELNREERQADVSVAAGPSEVGAKSMAAGPSRPTSQPAQMTSEKPAAAVAPSEPGSRGQESAAHSQTANVKSQEPSKAQSTRPQTPSSRSPKKGRSTSWSPSRKEKKSGLQVHRTTASVAVGPSQQGWKTVGVGPSMVVGLITSRPQSGALGTDKESKELAKQIQPSSAAGKQEPPRSQMSKNKLKKALSSARQTSSLTFGTIYSVLSSSMEKLKLSKSREDSKQVAVKPSKRVTISGVIGPSGKSVPEEKKEEEEAGNPELHTVDNLRMDAGSSAAAMMGTDTDRPPPQSHASMGEGAPEAKSPAVGGGNSEAAEFSRPGSQIIAREPGVANVTSQKSDQIKDVGQPSTPRLEDQGCQVSGFLLESQGKRGRLRRLKRWISCFSAAPSATHA; encoded by the exons ATGGACACTGGACATTATCTGCAGAGGATCGGGTACCGGGGCCCCACCCAGCCTTCCCTGGAGACCTTGTGCCATCTCCACCCTTGCCACCTCCTCTCTGTGCCCTTTGAGAGCCTCGGCATCCATTGCAAGGAGCTCATTGTCCTGGACTTGCCCCTTCTCTACGACAAGATCATCCGGCGCCATCGGGGAGGCTTCTGTTTCGAGCTGAACGGCCTTTTCCTGTGGCTACTGCAGGTGTTAGGATTTGATGCCAAAGCTGTGGCTGGGCGTGTCCAGAACCGTTTCACGGGGCGTTATGGTCCCCCGTTGGACCACATGGTGATTTTGGTGCAGCTGGATGGGCAACGGCTGCTCTGCGACGTTGGCTTTGGTGAAGGTTTTATGGAGCCGTTAGAATTGAAGCTCGCAACGGAGCAAGTCCAGGAAGGGG GGACTAAGCAGAAGGGCTTGCAGAATCTCACCAAAGGTATCCGTGAGCAGCCTTTCCCTGGCTGGGCCCCAGCAACTGGCAGTCTGCAGGAGGTGTTGCGGCAGCCTGAATACTATCCATATGGAGATGCACCAATGTTCGAGGGCACCTTTGTGCAG GTAACCAAGAGGGGTGAATACGTTGGCATCCACGACCAGCCCAATGTAATCACCATGGGTGTTTTAGCCAGCAGCCCATCTCTACTACTTCCTGACCAGATGATCATGGCCCAAGTAAAGAAAGGTGTCAAAATCACAAAGGCAAAGGTGAAAGACCTGGAGATCACTCG GTTGATCCCTCTACACCTGGTGAAGATTTTTGTGCATAACGTGGATGAGCGACAGCTGAAAGTAAAGTTGGCAACAGGGCAAATATATTATCTGCAACTCTGTGCCCCCAAAGGGGATGAGAACTTCCTCTTTGAGCGCTGGATTCGCCTTGCTTACATGTTGCACGAGGCCAGCGGCAGGATCAGTGCTCCAGTCAGCTTCACCTCGAAGGAATCGGGGCTTCACACGATACGGACGAGTGCTAGGTTGCGTGCTACATCTGAGAAG attttccccagaaagggtGAGTCTGAATTAAATAGGGAAGAAAGACAGGCTGATGTTTCAGTGGCTGCTGGACCTTCTGAAGTGGGTGCCAAGTCAATGGCAGCTGGCCCATCCAGACCAACCAGTCAGCCAGCTCAAATGACTTCTGAGAAACCTGCAGCCGCAGTTGCTCCTTCTGAGCCAGGGAGTCGGGGCCAGGAAAGTGCCGCACATTCACAGACAGCAAATGTGAAATCCCAGGAGCCTAGCAAGGCACAGAGTACCAGGCCACAGACGCCTTCAAGCCGCTCCCCAAAGAAGGGGCGCTCCACTTCTTGGAGCCCATCACGGAAGGAAAAGAAGTCTGGGCTACAAGTCCACAGGACAACAGCATCAGTAGCAGTGGGGCCTTCTCAACAAGGCTGGAAGACTGTGGGTGTGGGGCCCTCCATGGTGGTTGGCCTGATTACAAGCAGGCCCCAGAGCGGAGCACTGGGAACAGATAAAGAAAGTAAAGAACTAGCCAAGCAGATCCAGCCAAGCAGTGCTGCAGGGAAACAGGAACCCCCCAG GAGCCAGATGTCCAAGAACAAACTGAAAAAGGCTCTGAGTTCAG CTCGACAAACAAGCAGCCTTACTTTTGGAACCATCTATAGTGTCCTGTCCTCATCTATGGAGAAACTGAAACTGTCAAAAAGCAGGGAAGATTCTAAG CAGGTGGCTGTCAAGCCTTCCAAACGTGTAACAATCTCAGGCGTGATTGGCCCATCAGGGAAAAGTGTCccggaggagaagaaggaggaagaagaggcagggaaTCCTGAGCTCCACACAGTTGACAATCTGAGGATGGATGCAGGCTCCAGTGCAGCAGCTATGATGGGGACAGATACAGACCGCCCACCCCCACAGTCCCACGCTTCAATGGGAGAAGGAGCCCCTGAGGCAAAGAGTCCTGCAGTTGGGGGTGGCAACTCAGAAGCAGCTGAATTCTCAAGGCCAGGCAGCCAGATCATTGCCAGGGAGCCTGGTGTGGCAAACGTGACTTCCCAGAAGTCTGACCAGATCAAGGATGTGGGACAGCCCAGCACTCCCCGCCTGGAggatcagggttgccaggtctccggtttcctGCTGGAGTCTCAGGggaaaaggggccgtctccggcgtttaaaaaggtggatctcctgcttttcagcggccccctcagccacgcatgcgtga
- the LOC133364125 gene encoding Golgi-associated RAB2 interactor protein 3-like isoform X2 has protein sequence MDTGHYLQRIGYRGPTQPSLETLCHLHPCHLLSVPFESLGIHCKELIVLDLPLLYDKIIRRHRGGFCFELNGLFLWLLQVLGFDAKAVAGRVQNRFTGRYGPPLDHMVILVQLDGQRLLCDVGFGEGFMEPLELKLATEQVQEGGTKQKGLQNLTKGIREQPFPGWAPATGSLQEVLRQPEYYPYGDAPMFEGTFVQVTKRGEYVGIHDQPNVITMGVLASSPSLLLPDQMIMAQVKKGVKITKAKVKDLEITRLIPLHLVKIFVHNVDERQLKVKLATGQIYYLQLCAPKGDENFLFERWIRLAYMLHEASGRISAPVSFTSKESGLHTIRTSARLRATSEKIFPRKGESELNREERQADVSVAAGPSEVGAKSMAAGPSRPTSQPAQMTSEKPAAAVAPSEPGSRGQESAAHSQTANVKSQEPSKAQSTRPQTPSSRSPKKGRSTSWSPSRKEKKSGLQVHRTTASVAVGPSQQGWKTVGVGPSMVVGLITSRPQSGALGTDKESKELAKQIQPSSAAGKQEPPRSQMSKNKLKKALSSARQTSSLTFGTIYSVLSSSMEKLKLSKSREDSKVAVKPSKRVTISGVIGPSGKSVPEEKKEEEEAGNPELHTVDNLRMDAGSSAAAMMGTDTDRPPPQSHASMGEGAPEAKSPAVGGGNSEAAEFSRPGSQIIAREPGVANVTSQKSDQIKDVGQPSTPRLEDQGCQVSGFLLESQGKRGRLRRLKRWISCFSAAPSATHA, from the exons ATGGACACTGGACATTATCTGCAGAGGATCGGGTACCGGGGCCCCACCCAGCCTTCCCTGGAGACCTTGTGCCATCTCCACCCTTGCCACCTCCTCTCTGTGCCCTTTGAGAGCCTCGGCATCCATTGCAAGGAGCTCATTGTCCTGGACTTGCCCCTTCTCTACGACAAGATCATCCGGCGCCATCGGGGAGGCTTCTGTTTCGAGCTGAACGGCCTTTTCCTGTGGCTACTGCAGGTGTTAGGATTTGATGCCAAAGCTGTGGCTGGGCGTGTCCAGAACCGTTTCACGGGGCGTTATGGTCCCCCGTTGGACCACATGGTGATTTTGGTGCAGCTGGATGGGCAACGGCTGCTCTGCGACGTTGGCTTTGGTGAAGGTTTTATGGAGCCGTTAGAATTGAAGCTCGCAACGGAGCAAGTCCAGGAAGGGG GGACTAAGCAGAAGGGCTTGCAGAATCTCACCAAAGGTATCCGTGAGCAGCCTTTCCCTGGCTGGGCCCCAGCAACTGGCAGTCTGCAGGAGGTGTTGCGGCAGCCTGAATACTATCCATATGGAGATGCACCAATGTTCGAGGGCACCTTTGTGCAG GTAACCAAGAGGGGTGAATACGTTGGCATCCACGACCAGCCCAATGTAATCACCATGGGTGTTTTAGCCAGCAGCCCATCTCTACTACTTCCTGACCAGATGATCATGGCCCAAGTAAAGAAAGGTGTCAAAATCACAAAGGCAAAGGTGAAAGACCTGGAGATCACTCG GTTGATCCCTCTACACCTGGTGAAGATTTTTGTGCATAACGTGGATGAGCGACAGCTGAAAGTAAAGTTGGCAACAGGGCAAATATATTATCTGCAACTCTGTGCCCCCAAAGGGGATGAGAACTTCCTCTTTGAGCGCTGGATTCGCCTTGCTTACATGTTGCACGAGGCCAGCGGCAGGATCAGTGCTCCAGTCAGCTTCACCTCGAAGGAATCGGGGCTTCACACGATACGGACGAGTGCTAGGTTGCGTGCTACATCTGAGAAG attttccccagaaagggtGAGTCTGAATTAAATAGGGAAGAAAGACAGGCTGATGTTTCAGTGGCTGCTGGACCTTCTGAAGTGGGTGCCAAGTCAATGGCAGCTGGCCCATCCAGACCAACCAGTCAGCCAGCTCAAATGACTTCTGAGAAACCTGCAGCCGCAGTTGCTCCTTCTGAGCCAGGGAGTCGGGGCCAGGAAAGTGCCGCACATTCACAGACAGCAAATGTGAAATCCCAGGAGCCTAGCAAGGCACAGAGTACCAGGCCACAGACGCCTTCAAGCCGCTCCCCAAAGAAGGGGCGCTCCACTTCTTGGAGCCCATCACGGAAGGAAAAGAAGTCTGGGCTACAAGTCCACAGGACAACAGCATCAGTAGCAGTGGGGCCTTCTCAACAAGGCTGGAAGACTGTGGGTGTGGGGCCCTCCATGGTGGTTGGCCTGATTACAAGCAGGCCCCAGAGCGGAGCACTGGGAACAGATAAAGAAAGTAAAGAACTAGCCAAGCAGATCCAGCCAAGCAGTGCTGCAGGGAAACAGGAACCCCCCAG GAGCCAGATGTCCAAGAACAAACTGAAAAAGGCTCTGAGTTCAG CTCGACAAACAAGCAGCCTTACTTTTGGAACCATCTATAGTGTCCTGTCCTCATCTATGGAGAAACTGAAACTGTCAAAAAGCAGGGAAGATTCTAAG GTGGCTGTCAAGCCTTCCAAACGTGTAACAATCTCAGGCGTGATTGGCCCATCAGGGAAAAGTGTCccggaggagaagaaggaggaagaagaggcagggaaTCCTGAGCTCCACACAGTTGACAATCTGAGGATGGATGCAGGCTCCAGTGCAGCAGCTATGATGGGGACAGATACAGACCGCCCACCCCCACAGTCCCACGCTTCAATGGGAGAAGGAGCCCCTGAGGCAAAGAGTCCTGCAGTTGGGGGTGGCAACTCAGAAGCAGCTGAATTCTCAAGGCCAGGCAGCCAGATCATTGCCAGGGAGCCTGGTGTGGCAAACGTGACTTCCCAGAAGTCTGACCAGATCAAGGATGTGGGACAGCCCAGCACTCCCCGCCTGGAggatcagggttgccaggtctccggtttcctGCTGGAGTCTCAGGggaaaaggggccgtctccggcgtttaaaaaggtggatctcctgcttttcagcggccccctcagccacgcatgcgtga
- the LOC133364125 gene encoding Golgi-associated RAB2 interactor protein 3-like isoform X3: MDTGHYLQRIGYRGPTQPSLETLCHLHPCHLLSVPFESLGIHCKELIVLDLPLLYDKIIRRHRGGFCFELNGLFLWLLQVLGFDAKAVAGRVQNRFTGRYGPPLDHMVILVQLDGQRLLCDVGFGEGFMEPLELKLATEQVQEGGTKQKGLQNLTKGIREQPFPGWAPATGSLQEVLRQPEYYPYGDAPMFEGTFVQVTKRGEYVGIHDQPNVITMGVLASSPSLLLPDQMIMAQVKKGVKITKAKVKDLEITRLIPLHLVKIFVHNVDERQLKVKLATGQIYYLQLCAPKGDENFLFERWIRLAYMLHEASGRISAPVSFTSKESGLHTIRTSARLRATSEKQVAVKPSKRVTISGVIGPSGKSVPEEKKEEEEAGNPELHTVDNLRMDAGSSAAAMMGTDTDRPPPQSHASMGEGAPEAKSPAVGGGNSEAAEFSRPGSQIIAREPGVANVTSQKSDQIKDVGQPSTPRLEDQGCQVSGFLLESQGKRGRLRRLKRWISCFSAAPSATHA, translated from the exons ATGGACACTGGACATTATCTGCAGAGGATCGGGTACCGGGGCCCCACCCAGCCTTCCCTGGAGACCTTGTGCCATCTCCACCCTTGCCACCTCCTCTCTGTGCCCTTTGAGAGCCTCGGCATCCATTGCAAGGAGCTCATTGTCCTGGACTTGCCCCTTCTCTACGACAAGATCATCCGGCGCCATCGGGGAGGCTTCTGTTTCGAGCTGAACGGCCTTTTCCTGTGGCTACTGCAGGTGTTAGGATTTGATGCCAAAGCTGTGGCTGGGCGTGTCCAGAACCGTTTCACGGGGCGTTATGGTCCCCCGTTGGACCACATGGTGATTTTGGTGCAGCTGGATGGGCAACGGCTGCTCTGCGACGTTGGCTTTGGTGAAGGTTTTATGGAGCCGTTAGAATTGAAGCTCGCAACGGAGCAAGTCCAGGAAGGGG GGACTAAGCAGAAGGGCTTGCAGAATCTCACCAAAGGTATCCGTGAGCAGCCTTTCCCTGGCTGGGCCCCAGCAACTGGCAGTCTGCAGGAGGTGTTGCGGCAGCCTGAATACTATCCATATGGAGATGCACCAATGTTCGAGGGCACCTTTGTGCAG GTAACCAAGAGGGGTGAATACGTTGGCATCCACGACCAGCCCAATGTAATCACCATGGGTGTTTTAGCCAGCAGCCCATCTCTACTACTTCCTGACCAGATGATCATGGCCCAAGTAAAGAAAGGTGTCAAAATCACAAAGGCAAAGGTGAAAGACCTGGAGATCACTCG GTTGATCCCTCTACACCTGGTGAAGATTTTTGTGCATAACGTGGATGAGCGACAGCTGAAAGTAAAGTTGGCAACAGGGCAAATATATTATCTGCAACTCTGTGCCCCCAAAGGGGATGAGAACTTCCTCTTTGAGCGCTGGATTCGCCTTGCTTACATGTTGCACGAGGCCAGCGGCAGGATCAGTGCTCCAGTCAGCTTCACCTCGAAGGAATCGGGGCTTCACACGATACGGACGAGTGCTAGGTTGCGTGCTACATCTGAGAAG CAGGTGGCTGTCAAGCCTTCCAAACGTGTAACAATCTCAGGCGTGATTGGCCCATCAGGGAAAAGTGTCccggaggagaagaaggaggaagaagaggcagggaaTCCTGAGCTCCACACAGTTGACAATCTGAGGATGGATGCAGGCTCCAGTGCAGCAGCTATGATGGGGACAGATACAGACCGCCCACCCCCACAGTCCCACGCTTCAATGGGAGAAGGAGCCCCTGAGGCAAAGAGTCCTGCAGTTGGGGGTGGCAACTCAGAAGCAGCTGAATTCTCAAGGCCAGGCAGCCAGATCATTGCCAGGGAGCCTGGTGTGGCAAACGTGACTTCCCAGAAGTCTGACCAGATCAAGGATGTGGGACAGCCCAGCACTCCCCGCCTGGAggatcagggttgccaggtctccggtttcctGCTGGAGTCTCAGGggaaaaggggccgtctccggcgtttaaaaaggtggatctcctgcttttcagcggccccctcagccacgcatgcgtga